One region of Enterobacter ludwigii genomic DNA includes:
- the urtA gene encoding urea ABC transporter substrate-binding protein — MHRRTLLKAFALSASVVAMGMSFGVQAADTIKVGIMHSLSGTMAISETPLKDVALMTIDEINAKGGVLGKKLEPVVVDPASNWPLFAEKARQLLSQDKVAVVFGCWTSVSRKSVLPVFEELNGLLFYPVQYEGEEMSPNVFYTGAAPNQQAIPAVEYLMSEDGGGAKRFFLLGTDYVYPRTTNKILRAFLHSKGVEDKDIEEVYTPFGHSDYQTIVANIKKFSAGGKTAVVSTINGDSNVPFYKELANQGLKATDVPVVAFSVGEEELRGIDTKPLVGNLAAWNYFESVDNPTNQAFVADYKAYAKAHKLPNADTVVTNDPMEATYVGIHMWAQAVEKAGSTDVDKVRAAMAGQSFKAPSGFTLTMDATNHHLHKPVMIGEIEGNGQFNVVWQTEQPVRAQPWSPFIAGNDKKSDQPMKTASN, encoded by the coding sequence ATGCACCGTCGTACCTTATTGAAAGCCTTCGCGTTGTCAGCTTCTGTTGTTGCTATGGGAATGAGTTTTGGCGTGCAAGCGGCCGATACCATCAAAGTGGGCATCATGCATTCTTTGTCCGGCACGATGGCTATCTCCGAGACCCCGCTGAAAGATGTTGCGCTGATGACGATCGATGAGATCAACGCCAAAGGGGGCGTACTGGGTAAAAAGCTGGAACCGGTAGTGGTTGACCCGGCGTCGAACTGGCCGCTGTTTGCTGAGAAAGCTCGCCAGCTGTTAAGCCAGGATAAAGTCGCGGTCGTGTTCGGTTGCTGGACATCGGTGTCGCGTAAATCGGTTCTGCCGGTGTTTGAAGAACTGAACGGCCTGCTGTTCTATCCGGTGCAATATGAAGGCGAGGAGATGTCACCGAACGTCTTCTATACCGGCGCGGCACCGAACCAGCAGGCGATCCCGGCGGTGGAATACCTGATGAGTGAAGACGGCGGTGGGGCAAAACGCTTCTTCCTGTTAGGTACCGATTACGTTTACCCCCGTACGACCAACAAGATCCTGCGTGCCTTCCTGCATTCGAAAGGTGTCGAGGATAAGGATATCGAAGAGGTTTACACCCCGTTTGGTCACAGCGACTACCAGACTATTGTTGCCAACATTAAGAAATTCTCCGCAGGCGGTAAAACCGCCGTGGTATCGACCATCAACGGAGACTCCAACGTACCGTTCTACAAAGAGCTGGCCAATCAGGGTCTGAAAGCGACCGACGTGCCGGTAGTGGCATTCTCCGTGGGTGAAGAAGAGCTGCGCGGGATCGACACCAAACCGCTGGTCGGCAACCTGGCTGCGTGGAACTACTTTGAGTCTGTGGATAACCCGACCAACCAGGCGTTCGTGGCGGATTACAAAGCCTATGCAAAAGCGCACAAGCTGCCGAATGCCGACACCGTGGTCACGAATGACCCGATGGAAGCCACCTACGTGGGCATCCATATGTGGGCACAGGCGGTGGAAAAAGCCGGTTCTACCGATGTAGATAAAGTGCGCGCGGCGATGGCAGGCCAGTCATTTAAAGCCCCTTCAGGTTTTACGCTCACCATGGATGCCACCAACCATCACCTGCATAAGCCGGTCATGATCGGTGAAATTGAAGGGAACGGTCAGTTTAACGTGGTGTGGCAGACTGAACAGCCGGTACGTGCCCAGCCGTGGAGCCCGTTCATTGCCGGGAATGACAAAAAGTCCGATCAGCCGATGAAAACCGCCAGCAACTGA
- the urtB gene encoding urea ABC transporter permease subunit UrtB has product MSVMRTIVAIVWLAGLLPGMAQASDADRFVAASRSQQADLLTQWAAAPDAARLPLLQALQDENLYTDSQKHAFVQRNGDIKPLGETKTAEGPTKAVRLTNRLRVLAATAIATHQVVSDSVTERRAAARQLQRDAQPGMLGFLQTRVVSETDDVARQALLLAVANLQLASPQAEVRRKAVELLGQSDDPDVQSKLTPFAQVQTEPDAGVRAAAEESLSQIKHRLMWGDLLGQAFMGLSLGSVLLLAALGLAITYGLLGVINMAHGEMLMLGAYATWMVQQVMAGLAPQWLALYPIIALPVAFCLTAGIGMVLERTVIRHLYGRPLETLLATWGISLMLIQLVRMTFGAQNLEVANPAWLSGGVQVFANLTLPWNRIVVLGFVLLVLFFTRLILNKTRLGLNVRAVTQNRSMAACCGVPTGRVDMLAFGLGSGIAGLGGVALSQLGNVGPELGQGYIIDSFLVVVLGGVGQLAGSVAAAFGLGIFNKILEPQMGAVLGKILILVAIILFIQKRPQGLFALKGRVID; this is encoded by the coding sequence ATGAGCGTCATGCGCACGATCGTCGCTATTGTGTGGCTTGCCGGTCTGCTGCCAGGGATGGCGCAGGCATCGGATGCCGATCGTTTTGTTGCCGCCAGTCGCAGCCAGCAGGCTGACCTGTTGACGCAGTGGGCCGCAGCGCCGGATGCCGCAAGGTTGCCGCTGCTTCAGGCACTGCAAGATGAAAACCTCTACACCGACAGCCAAAAGCACGCGTTTGTGCAACGTAATGGCGACATCAAGCCGCTGGGGGAAACCAAAACTGCAGAGGGGCCAACCAAAGCCGTGCGTCTGACCAACCGGCTGCGGGTGCTTGCCGCAACAGCCATTGCTACACATCAGGTTGTGAGTGACAGTGTCACTGAAAGACGTGCTGCGGCTCGCCAGCTTCAGCGTGACGCTCAGCCCGGCATGCTCGGTTTCCTGCAAACGCGGGTTGTGAGTGAAACCGATGATGTGGCGCGCCAGGCGCTGCTGCTTGCAGTGGCGAATCTTCAGCTTGCAAGTCCGCAGGCAGAGGTGCGCCGCAAGGCAGTCGAGCTGTTAGGTCAGTCCGACGATCCGGATGTGCAGTCAAAGCTAACACCGTTTGCGCAGGTACAGACAGAGCCTGATGCTGGCGTTCGCGCTGCCGCAGAAGAGAGCCTTAGCCAGATTAAGCATCGCCTGATGTGGGGCGATCTGCTGGGACAGGCGTTTATGGGACTCTCTCTGGGATCGGTGCTGCTGCTGGCCGCGCTGGGTCTTGCTATCACCTACGGTTTGCTGGGGGTAATCAATATGGCCCACGGTGAGATGCTAATGCTCGGGGCGTACGCTACATGGATGGTGCAGCAGGTGATGGCCGGGCTTGCTCCCCAGTGGCTGGCGCTCTATCCGATTATCGCGTTGCCGGTGGCGTTCTGCCTGACGGCGGGCATCGGGATGGTGCTGGAGCGTACCGTGATCCGTCACCTGTACGGTCGTCCGCTGGAAACGCTGCTGGCAACCTGGGGCATCAGCCTGATGCTCATCCAGCTGGTGCGCATGACCTTTGGCGCACAGAATCTGGAGGTGGCAAACCCGGCATGGTTGTCTGGCGGCGTGCAGGTCTTTGCTAACCTGACGTTGCCGTGGAACCGCATAGTGGTGCTGGGATTCGTGCTGCTGGTGCTGTTCTTCACCCGGCTGATTCTGAATAAAACCCGTCTGGGGCTTAACGTGCGTGCGGTGACACAAAACCGCAGCATGGCTGCCTGTTGTGGGGTGCCGACGGGGCGTGTCGATATGCTGGCGTTCGGGCTTGGCTCAGGCATTGCCGGGTTAGGCGGCGTGGCGTTATCTCAGCTTGGGAACGTCGGGCCAGAGCTGGGTCAGGGCTATATCATCGACTCTTTCCTCGTGGTCGTTCTCGGTGGCGTAGGCCAGCTGGCAGGCAGCGTGGCCGCAGCCTTTGGTCTTGGGATCTTTAATAAAATCCTTGAGCCGCAGATGGGGGCGGTACTGGGCAAGATTCTGATTCTGGTGGCGATCATTCTGTTTATTCAGAAACGACCGCAGGGGTTGTTTGCACTGAAAGGGAGGGTTATTGACTGA
- the urtC gene encoding urea ABC transporter permease subunit UrtC has protein sequence MSQPLTLTLARKAPRTIQIVGSLLVACLLILPFFALLPATHPLALSTWMLTLIGKILCYAIVAVALDLVWGYAGMLSLGHGIFFALGGYAMGMYLMRQAAGDGLPAFMSFLSWTEMPWFWWGTQYFAWTLVLIVMVPGLLALVFGWFAFRSKIKGVYFSIMTQALTYAGMLLFFRNETGFGGNNGFTGFTTLLGFSVTETTTRIALFLATVLLLLLALGTGFALAKSKFGRILTAVRDAENRLTFCGYDPRGFKLLVWTLSAVLCGLAGALYVPQVGIINPGEMSPTNSIEAAIWVALGGRGTLVGPVIGAALVNGAKSVFTVAMPEYWQLFLGMIFIAVTLFLPRGVYGLFRKGEK, from the coding sequence ATGAGCCAGCCACTCACCTTAACGCTGGCGCGTAAAGCGCCACGAACCATTCAGATTGTCGGCAGCCTGCTGGTGGCGTGTCTGCTGATATTGCCGTTTTTTGCCTTACTCCCTGCTACGCATCCGCTGGCGTTATCAACCTGGATGCTGACGCTTATCGGTAAGATCCTCTGCTACGCCATCGTTGCGGTGGCGCTGGATCTGGTGTGGGGCTATGCCGGAATGTTGTCCCTTGGGCACGGTATTTTCTTCGCGCTGGGTGGCTATGCGATGGGCATGTACCTGATGCGCCAGGCCGCAGGTGACGGTTTGCCCGCGTTTATGTCGTTTCTCTCCTGGACCGAAATGCCGTGGTTCTGGTGGGGAACCCAGTACTTTGCCTGGACGCTGGTACTGATTGTCATGGTGCCTGGCCTGCTGGCGCTGGTGTTTGGCTGGTTTGCCTTCCGCTCGAAGATCAAAGGGGTCTACTTCTCAATTATGACCCAGGCGCTGACCTATGCGGGGATGTTGCTGTTCTTTCGCAACGAAACCGGTTTTGGCGGTAATAACGGCTTTACCGGTTTCACCACGTTGCTGGGGTTTTCGGTGACGGAAACGACCACGCGTATTGCGCTGTTTCTGGCGACCGTATTGTTGCTGCTCCTGGCGTTAGGCACCGGATTTGCACTGGCGAAGAGCAAGTTTGGCCGTATTTTGACTGCCGTACGGGATGCCGAAAACCGCCTGACGTTTTGCGGGTACGATCCTCGCGGGTTCAAGCTGCTGGTGTGGACACTTTCTGCAGTGCTGTGTGGCCTTGCAGGGGCACTCTACGTTCCGCAGGTGGGCATTATCAACCCAGGAGAGATGTCGCCGACAAACTCGATAGAAGCGGCAATCTGGGTAGCGCTGGGCGGACGTGGCACGTTGGTGGGGCCGGTGATAGGCGCTGCGCTGGTGAATGGGGCAAAGAGTGTTTTCACGGTCGCGATGCCGGAATACTGGCAACTGTTTCTCGGGATGATTTTTATCGCCGTGACCCTGTTTTTACCACGCGGCGTTTACGGTCTGTTTCGTAAGGGAGAGAAGTAA
- the urtD gene encoding urea ABC transporter ATP-binding protein UrtD, which produces MQPAEGLFTRQLPGDRYREQTDPVLQLEKINVNFDGFQALTDLTLNIGVGELRCVIGPNGAGKTTLMDVITGKTRPKSGKAIYDQSIDLTLLEPAAIARQGIGRKFQKPTVFEALTVWENLEIAMKTDKSVWASLRAKLNGKQRDRIDEMLVLLRLSSERDRLAGLLSHGQKQFLEIGMLLVQDPHLLLLDEPAAGMTDAETEYTAELFKTLAGKHSLMVVEHDMGFVETIADHVTVLHQGRVLAEGSLREVQANEQVIEVYLGR; this is translated from the coding sequence ATGCAGCCAGCTGAAGGATTATTCACCCGCCAGTTACCTGGCGATCGCTACCGTGAGCAGACTGACCCTGTGCTGCAACTGGAAAAGATCAACGTTAACTTTGATGGATTTCAGGCATTGACGGATCTCACATTGAACATCGGCGTGGGCGAGTTGCGCTGCGTGATTGGTCCCAATGGTGCAGGTAAAACCACGCTGATGGATGTCATCACTGGCAAAACACGGCCGAAAAGCGGCAAAGCGATTTATGACCAGTCTATTGACCTGACGCTGCTTGAGCCCGCCGCCATTGCCCGTCAGGGGATTGGCCGAAAATTCCAGAAACCGACGGTATTTGAAGCGCTAACGGTGTGGGAAAACCTTGAGATTGCCATGAAAACCGATAAATCCGTGTGGGCGAGCCTGCGGGCAAAACTCAACGGTAAACAACGCGACCGGATTGATGAAATGCTGGTTTTGCTGCGGCTGAGTAGTGAACGTGACCGCCTGGCCGGGCTACTTTCGCACGGGCAAAAACAGTTCCTCGAGATCGGCATGCTGTTGGTCCAGGATCCGCATCTGTTGTTGCTGGATGAGCCGGCGGCCGGGATGACCGATGCGGAAACCGAATATACCGCTGAGTTGTTCAAAACGCTGGCGGGCAAGCATTCTCTGATGGTGGTGGAGCACGATATGGGCTTTGTAGAAACCATTGCCGATCACGTGACGGTACTGCACCAGGGGCGCGTGCTGGCGGAGGGATCGCTTCGCGAGGTGCAGGCCAATGAGCAGGTGATTGAAGTCTATCTGGGACGCTAA
- the urtE gene encoding urea ABC transporter ATP-binding subunit UrtE, with amino-acid sequence MLQVNELNQYYGGSHILRGVSFEAITGEVTCLLGRNGVGKTTLLKCLMGLIPAKTGEVIWQGKKITYSKPHQRVQSGVAYVPQGREIFPRLTVEENLLLGLSRFSARDAKHVPEEIWQLFPVLKEMKQRRGGDLSGGQQQQLAIGRALASRPQLLILDEPTEGIQPSVIKEIGQVIRTLADRGDMAILLVEQFYDFAAGLADSYLLMSRGTIIQRGRGENMEQEGVRGLVAI; translated from the coding sequence ATGTTACAGGTTAACGAACTGAATCAATATTATGGCGGCAGCCATATTCTGCGCGGCGTGAGCTTTGAAGCCATCACTGGCGAAGTCACCTGCCTGCTGGGGCGTAACGGCGTCGGGAAAACTACGCTGCTGAAGTGCCTTATGGGTCTGATCCCGGCGAAAACCGGGGAGGTGATTTGGCAGGGCAAAAAAATCACCTATAGCAAGCCGCACCAGCGGGTGCAGTCTGGCGTGGCGTATGTCCCGCAGGGGCGTGAAATTTTCCCTCGCTTAACCGTTGAAGAAAATTTGCTGCTTGGCCTGTCGCGGTTTTCTGCCCGCGATGCAAAGCATGTTCCGGAAGAGATCTGGCAGTTGTTCCCGGTGCTTAAAGAGATGAAACAGCGTCGCGGGGGCGATCTCTCCGGAGGACAACAGCAACAGCTGGCGATTGGTCGAGCGCTCGCAAGCCGCCCGCAATTGTTGATCCTCGATGAACCCACCGAAGGTATACAGCCGTCTGTCATAAAAGAGATAGGTCAGGTGATCCGCACCCTGGCGGATCGGGGCGATATGGCGATCCTGCTGGTCGAGCAGTTTTATGATTTTGCCGCCGGGCTGGCTGACAGCTATCTGCTGATGTCGCGCGGCACTATCATTCAGCGCGGACGAGGTGAAAACATGGAGCAGGAGGGCGTTCGCGGCCTGGTTGCGATTTGA
- the zinT gene encoding metal-binding protein ZinT, with translation MAAHIGKFAMTLGALLVSGQLFAHSHGHQMTEAEQKAANGVFEDKDVKDRALSDWDGTWQSVYPFLLDGSLDPVFRQKAQKDKSKSFDEVKAYYRTGYATDVDAIGIENNVMEFHKGKEVSRCHYDYSGYKILTYTSGKKGVRYLFECKDASSQAPKFVQFSDHIIAPKASSHFHIFMGNTSHEALLKEMDNWPTYYPNEMYKEQVVEEMLHH, from the coding sequence TTGGCTGCACATATTGGAAAATTTGCCATGACTCTGGGGGCGCTGCTGGTCAGCGGCCAGCTGTTTGCTCACTCGCACGGACATCAGATGACCGAAGCGGAACAGAAGGCGGCGAACGGCGTGTTTGAGGATAAAGACGTGAAGGACAGAGCGCTGTCTGACTGGGACGGTACCTGGCAGTCGGTCTATCCGTTCCTGCTCGATGGTTCGCTGGATCCGGTCTTTAGGCAGAAAGCGCAGAAGGATAAAAGCAAATCCTTTGATGAGGTGAAAGCCTACTACCGCACGGGATATGCGACGGACGTGGATGCCATCGGCATCGAAAATAACGTTATGGAATTTCACAAAGGTAAAGAGGTTAGCCGCTGTCATTATGATTACAGCGGCTACAAAATCCTGACCTATACATCCGGCAAAAAAGGGGTTCGCTATCTGTTTGAATGCAAAGATGCCAGCAGTCAGGCACCGAAGTTTGTCCAGTTCAGCGACCATATCATCGCGCCGAAAGCGTCTTCGCATTTCCACATTTTTATGGGTAATACCTCTCATGAGGCGCTGCTGAAAGAGATGGATAACTGGCCGACCTATTATCCGAATGAAATGTACAAAGAGCAGGTGGTGGAGGAGATGTTACACCATTGA
- the ydeE gene encoding efflux MFS transporter YdeE codes for MKPSLRRSTAALLASSLLLTIGRGATLPFMTIYLTRVYSMSVENIGYALTIALTIGVVFSLGFGILADKFDKKRYMLIAIVAFIAGFVAIPLVDNVTLVVLFFALINCAYSVFSTVLKAWFSDVLTASQKARVFSLNYSFLNIGWTIGPPIGTLLVMYSLQLPFWLAAFCAALPLGFIHFFVQKSVALDTTEEKMPWQPSVLLKDRALFWYTLSGLLASYVGGSFASCISQYVLAAHADSDFAEKVVAVVLPVNAAVVVTLQYALGRKISASNIRPLMTLATLFFIMGLGGFMLSGENLIYWGIAAAIFTLGEIIYAPGEYMLIDNIAPPGMKASYFSAQALGWLGAAANPMITGIILTNLPHWSLFVIMMVAIVIAWLMILRGMSVKAWCESPNVA; via the coding sequence ATGAAACCATCTCTCAGGCGCTCAACCGCAGCGCTGCTGGCATCGTCATTGTTGTTAACAATCGGTCGGGGGGCAACGCTGCCGTTTATGACCATTTATCTCACGCGCGTCTATAGCATGAGCGTCGAGAATATTGGTTATGCCCTGACGATTGCGCTGACTATTGGCGTGGTGTTCAGCCTGGGGTTTGGCATTCTTGCCGATAAGTTTGATAAAAAACGCTACATGCTGATCGCGATCGTGGCTTTTATTGCCGGATTTGTCGCGATCCCGTTGGTCGATAACGTCACGCTGGTGGTGCTGTTCTTTGCGCTGATCAACTGCGCCTATTCCGTCTTTTCGACGGTGCTGAAGGCCTGGTTCTCCGACGTGCTCACCGCAAGTCAGAAAGCGCGTGTCTTCTCGCTGAACTACAGCTTCCTGAATATTGGCTGGACGATCGGGCCGCCCATTGGCACCCTGCTGGTGATGTACAGCCTGCAGCTGCCGTTCTGGCTGGCCGCCTTCTGTGCCGCACTGCCGCTCGGATTTATCCATTTCTTCGTGCAAAAAAGCGTCGCACTGGATACCACCGAGGAGAAAATGCCCTGGCAGCCGTCAGTATTGCTGAAAGACCGCGCGCTGTTCTGGTACACGCTCTCTGGCCTGCTGGCGTCCTACGTGGGCGGGTCGTTCGCGAGCTGTATTTCGCAATATGTTCTGGCCGCGCATGCAGACAGTGATTTCGCTGAAAAAGTGGTCGCTGTGGTATTGCCCGTCAACGCCGCCGTGGTGGTGACGCTGCAATATGCGCTGGGCCGCAAGATCTCTGCCAGCAATATTCGCCCGCTGATGACCCTCGCGACCCTGTTTTTTATTATGGGACTGGGCGGCTTCATGCTCTCCGGAGAAAACCTGATTTACTGGGGTATTGCTGCCGCCATCTTTACGCTCGGCGAAATCATCTATGCACCGGGTGAATACATGTTGATCGACAATATCGCTCCACCAGGAATGAAAGCAAGCTACTTCTCCGCGCAGGCGCTGGGCTGGCTGGGCGCAGCGGCAAACCCGATGATCACCGGTATTATCCTGACCAACCTGCCGCACTGGTCGTTATTTGTGATTATGATGGTCGCCATTGTGATTGCCTGGCTGATGATCTTGCGCGGGATGAGCGTGAAGGCATGGTGCGAGTCACCCAATGTAGCGTAG
- the eamA gene encoding O-acetylserine/cysteine exporter: MTRKDGLLALLVVVVWGLNFVVIKLGLHNMPPLMLAGLRFMLVAFPALFFVARPKIPLKLLLGYGLTISFGQFAFLFCAIKFGMPAGLASLVLQAQAFFTIILGAFVFGERLQGKQLAGITLAVFGVLVLIEASLNGQDVALLGFMLTLAAGLSWACGNIFNKLIMQHEARPAVMSLVVWSALIPIIPFLAASFILDGPNVMLNSLVEIDLTTILSLLYLAFVATIIGYGIWGSLLGKYETWRVAPLSLLVPVVGLASAALLLNETLSALQLLGAVLIMAGLYINVFGLRVRRATRVSGKA, encoded by the coding sequence ATGACGCGTAAAGACGGGCTGCTGGCGTTGCTGGTGGTCGTAGTATGGGGGCTCAATTTTGTGGTCATCAAGCTGGGGTTGCACAACATGCCCCCGCTGATGCTGGCCGGTTTACGTTTCATGCTGGTGGCGTTCCCGGCGCTTTTTTTCGTCGCCCGTCCTAAAATCCCGTTGAAACTGCTGCTGGGCTATGGCCTGACCATCAGCTTTGGCCAGTTCGCTTTTCTCTTCTGTGCCATCAAGTTCGGAATGCCGGCCGGTCTTGCCTCGCTGGTGTTACAGGCGCAGGCGTTCTTTACCATTATCCTCGGCGCGTTTGTGTTTGGTGAGCGCCTGCAGGGCAAACAGCTGGCGGGGATCACGCTCGCGGTGTTTGGCGTGCTGGTACTGATTGAGGCCAGTCTGAACGGTCAGGATGTGGCGCTGCTCGGCTTTATGCTGACGCTGGCGGCGGGGCTGAGCTGGGCCTGCGGGAATATCTTCAACAAATTGATCATGCAGCATGAGGCGCGCCCGGCGGTTATGTCGCTGGTGGTCTGGAGTGCGCTGATCCCGATAATCCCGTTTCTGGCGGCGTCGTTTATTCTGGATGGTCCGAATGTGATGCTGAACAGCCTGGTTGAAATCGATCTCACCACGATTTTGTCGCTACTCTACCTGGCGTTTGTGGCCACCATTATCGGCTATGGGATCTGGGGGTCACTGCTTGGCAAGTATGAAACCTGGCGCGTCGCACCGCTGTCGCTGCTGGTTCCGGTGGTGGGGCTTGCCAGTGCGGCACTCTTACTGAATGAAACGCTGAGCGCGCTGCAGCTGCTTGGCGCTGTGCTGATCATGGCCGGGTTGTATATTAATGTCTTTGGTTTGCGCGTGCGTCGGGCGACGCGGGTCAGTGGAAAGGCATAA
- the marB gene encoding multiple antibiotic resistance protein MarB: MKAIASAALALLVLFSSQTFAEQTPRATQQNNPDTMILPSAHDRSPYDFNHMGAGSDKSDELGVPYYN; this comes from the coding sequence ATGAAAGCTATCGCCTCCGCCGCCCTCGCCTTGCTGGTGCTATTCTCCAGCCAGACCTTCGCGGAGCAAACCCCTCGTGCAACGCAGCAAAATAATCCTGATACGATGATTTTGCCGTCAGCACATGACCGGTCACCCTACGATTTCAACCACATGGGTGCAGGTAGCGACAAGTCCGACGAATTAGGCGTGCCTTATTACAATTAG
- the marA gene encoding MDR efflux pump AcrAB transcriptional activator MarA, translating to MSRRNTDAITIHSILDWIEDNLESPLSLEKVSERSGYSKWHLQRMFKKETGHSLGQYIRSRKLTEIAQKLKESNEPILYLAERYGFESQQTLTRTFKNYFDVPPHKYRITSVPGESRYLYPLKHCS from the coding sequence ATGTCCAGACGCAATACTGACGCTATTACCATTCATAGCATTTTGGACTGGATCGAAGATAACCTGGAATCGCCGCTCTCCCTTGAAAAAGTGTCCGAGCGTTCAGGTTACTCCAAATGGCACCTGCAACGGATGTTCAAAAAAGAGACCGGCCATTCATTAGGTCAATATATTCGCAGCCGCAAGCTGACAGAAATTGCCCAGAAACTGAAAGAAAGCAATGAGCCGATCCTTTATCTGGCGGAGCGTTACGGATTTGAATCGCAACAAACCCTGACGCGTACGTTCAAGAACTACTTTGACGTGCCACCTCATAAGTACCGAATTACCAGCGTGCCGGGCGAATCCCGATACCTGTATCCGTTAAAACATTGTAGTTAA
- the marR gene encoding multiple antibiotic resistance transcriptional regulator MarR — protein sequence MKSTSDLFNDIIPLGRLIHMVNQKKDRLLNDYLSPLDITATQFKVLCSIRCEMCITPVELKKVLSVDLGALTRMLDRLVCKGWIERSPNPNDKRGVLVKLTEDGAAMCEQCHQLVGQKLHQELTKNLTADEVATLELLLKKILP from the coding sequence GTGAAAAGCACCAGTGATCTCTTTAACGACATTATTCCACTGGGTCGTCTTATTCATATGGTCAATCAGAAAAAAGATCGCCTGCTCAATGACTACCTGTCACCGCTGGATATCACCGCAACACAGTTCAAAGTGCTGTGTTCCATTCGCTGCGAAATGTGTATCACGCCGGTTGAGCTGAAAAAGGTGCTCTCTGTCGATCTGGGTGCGCTAACCCGCATGCTGGATCGTCTCGTCTGCAAAGGATGGATAGAACGAAGCCCTAACCCGAATGACAAACGCGGCGTACTGGTGAAACTCACCGAGGATGGCGCAGCGATGTGCGAACAATGTCATCAATTAGTAGGACAAAAATTACATCAGGAACTCACAAAAAACTTAACGGCAGATGAAGTGGCAACCCTTGAGCTTTTGCTTAAGAAAATACTGCCGTAA
- a CDS encoding MarC family NAAT transporter, which produces MLDLIKAIGLGLVVLLPLANPLTTVALFLGLAGNMNSAERNHQSMMASVYVFAIMMVAYYAGQLVMNTFGISIPGLRIAGGLIVAFIGFRMLFPAQKAHESPEATSKSEELETEPSANIAFVPIAMPSTAGPGTIAMIISSASTVRDSATFPDWVLTVAPPLIFAIIGIIVWVSLRSSGAIMRWVGKGGIEAISRLMGFLLVCMGVQFIINGVLEIIKTYH; this is translated from the coding sequence ATGTTGGATTTGATTAAAGCAATTGGTCTTGGGCTGGTGGTATTGCTGCCGTTGGCCAACCCGTTAACGACGGTTGCGCTCTTCCTCGGGCTCGCGGGGAACATGAACAGCGCCGAGCGTAATCATCAGTCGATGATGGCCTCCGTGTATGTATTCGCCATCATGATGGTGGCTTACTACGCCGGACAACTGGTGATGAACACCTTCGGGATTTCTATCCCTGGCCTGCGTATCGCCGGGGGGCTGATTGTGGCCTTTATCGGTTTCCGTATGCTGTTCCCGGCACAAAAAGCGCATGAGTCACCGGAAGCGACCAGTAAATCGGAAGAGCTGGAAACCGAACCGAGTGCGAATATCGCCTTTGTACCAATTGCCATGCCGAGCACGGCGGGGCCGGGTACCATCGCGATGATCATCAGTTCCGCATCCACGGTGCGTGACAGCGCAACCTTCCCGGACTGGGTACTGACGGTTGCGCCACCGCTGATCTTTGCGATTATAGGGATTATCGTGTGGGTGTCACTGCGCAGTTCTGGCGCCATTATGCGCTGGGTAGGCAAGGGCGGTATCGAGGCGATTTCCCGTCTGATGGGCTTCTTACTGGTCTGTATGGGCGTGCAGTTTATTATTAACGGCGTGCTGGAGATTATTAAAACTTACCATTAA